In the genome of [Mycoplasma] phocae, one region contains:
- the secDF gene encoding protein translocase subunit SecDF — protein sequence MKKAKFINNKFRWFLNIFFIIIMILAIVFGGVFYLGPKLKENSSNQVSNAKIGLKIQPRNLDGQNKTTNPHDIINLTQKYIQSKNGALTSAYSFKLLSNSLVSITGNDVKSDEELNRLISNLVNKPYLTLTDEKGNPLFYKGNFISRIPNPNVENRINKTLEDFINDGPEDYNINLLENPATTYNRGGIRQRIQVKLDRIGWEQFIQLSNEYFYRNIINNNNNSNPNNPSLKVYFWLNLHDFIREAKEKFPEDWKKSGENPVNFAYINNSANPEERKDENGRVIETKPPVLKLNEINARQYLISSENPAALLSPDKSESSFYLINRNEHGLTDEAIAYAINYSYLPFNFVKEYSYFNVNLSNNQNNYLIVIAILFSLFSLFLIAKYRLLGFISLLSLGFFIFVFLSIITAFNISITPIIAFAIVFMIFIVFELIHNKLSIFKKEINEGSNANKAINKLSKHGFIVGLDSIAILIISSIIAIFISFLYVNTLGTIIFIGSLLALFTVVVINTLLLKSIVKTETFDKNSSALVYKNQKAYTFVSKFDLITKSKYFTIIFAVIAILTIVIWGIFAGVNGSALNGLNLTNEAKYSFYYTLSTGSNNSLSLESAQEIANYIRNNSQAQANVLLQNMSNIVGSRVYMVEVWSNSDISSLINSPNLPHSLELIEKSMNEIRILDLGLNIGLLMGIIVASLSLVFVYFSMRFSLIAALIVIIKEALIIIFVMLFTIITYTNINNSIFGTLVLLTMLNIVDSAISSQRIKEEFKKDLNTKNFIYEKEKIDELFKIYIQDIFFRQAINIFVAIALMSVILPLITNLNPTFVISLSLGIISLSLINIFLIPNIWRLLYIKKYEIKKNRIKNNYWKTEEIEEQTFIGINDFSI from the coding sequence ATGAAAAAGGCAAAATTTATTAATAATAAGTTTAGATGATTTTTAAACATATTTTTTATAATTATCATGATTCTAGCAATTGTTTTCGGCGGAGTTTTTTATTTAGGACCAAAACTAAAAGAAAATTCATCAAATCAGGTTTCTAATGCCAAAATTGGTTTGAAAATACAACCTAGAAATTTAGATGGTCAAAATAAGACAACTAATCCACATGATATTATAAATTTGACACAAAAATATATCCAGAGTAAAAATGGTGCTTTAACATCAGCATACTCTTTTAAACTACTATCAAATTCACTAGTATCAATCACTGGAAATGATGTTAAAAGTGATGAAGAATTAAATCGATTAATTTCTAATTTGGTTAATAAACCATATCTAACACTTACTGATGAAAAAGGAAATCCATTGTTCTATAAAGGAAACTTTATTTCAAGAATTCCTAATCCAAATGTTGAAAATCGGATCAATAAAACATTAGAAGATTTTATCAATGATGGTCCGGAAGATTATAATATTAATTTATTAGAAAATCCAGCAACTACTTATAATAGGGGCGGAATAAGACAAAGAATTCAAGTTAAATTAGATAGAATAGGTTGAGAACAATTTATTCAATTATCAAATGAATATTTTTATCGAAATATTATAAATAACAACAATAATTCAAATCCTAATAATCCATCTCTAAAAGTCTATTTTTGATTAAACTTACATGATTTTATTAGAGAAGCAAAAGAAAAATTTCCAGAAGATTGAAAAAAATCAGGTGAAAATCCAGTTAACTTTGCTTATATTAATAATAGTGCTAATCCAGAAGAAAGAAAAGATGAAAATGGTAGAGTTATTGAAACTAAACCACCAGTTTTAAAATTAAATGAAATTAATGCAAGACAGTATTTAATAAGTAGCGAAAATCCAGCTGCTCTATTATCTCCTGATAAAAGTGAATCATCATTTTATTTAATTAATAGAAACGAACATGGGTTAACCGATGAGGCTATTGCCTATGCAATTAATTACTCTTATTTACCATTTAATTTTGTTAAAGAATATAGTTATTTCAACGTTAATTTAAGTAATAATCAAAATAATTATTTAATTGTTATCGCAATCTTATTTTCATTATTTTCATTATTTTTAATTGCTAAATATAGATTATTGGGATTCATATCATTATTATCACTAGGTTTCTTTATCTTTGTATTCCTATCAATAATTACGGCATTTAATATTTCTATAACACCGATTATAGCCTTCGCAATAGTGTTTATGATATTCATCGTTTTTGAATTAATTCATAATAAGCTATCAATTTTTAAAAAAGAAATTAATGAAGGTTCAAATGCAAATAAGGCTATTAACAAATTATCTAAACATGGTTTTATTGTTGGTCTTGATAGTATTGCGATTTTAATTATTAGTTCAATTATTGCTATATTTATTAGCTTTTTATATGTCAATACGCTTGGAACAATAATTTTTATTGGTTCCCTATTAGCACTGTTTACCGTAGTTGTTATTAATACATTATTGTTAAAAAGTATTGTAAAAACAGAAACATTTGACAAAAACTCAAGTGCCTTAGTTTATAAAAATCAAAAAGCATATACTTTTGTAAGTAAGTTCGATTTAATAACTAAATCAAAATATTTCACAATAATTTTTGCGGTAATTGCTATTTTAACAATAGTAATTTGAGGAATCTTTGCTGGAGTAAACGGATCTGCATTAAATGGTTTAAATTTGACCAATGAAGCAAAATATTCTTTTTATTACACATTAAGTACTGGTTCAAACAATAGTTTATCTTTAGAATCAGCGCAAGAAATAGCTAATTATATTAGAAATAATTCTCAAGCTCAAGCAAATGTTTTACTTCAAAACATGTCAAATATTGTTGGCTCAAGAGTTTATATGGTTGAAGTATGATCAAATTCGGATATTTCTAGCCTAATAAATTCACCAAACTTACCACATTCATTAGAGCTAATTGAGAAGTCAATGAATGAAATTAGAATCTTAGATTTAGGACTTAATATTGGACTATTAATGGGAATAATAGTTGCTTCATTATCATTAGTATTTGTATACTTTAGTATGAGATTTTCATTAATCGCAGCTTTAATTGTAATTATAAAAGAAGCACTAATTATTATTTTTGTGATGTTATTCACAATTATTACTTATACTAATATTAATAATAGTATTTTTGGAACTTTAGTTCTGTTAACCATGTTGAACATTGTTGATTCAGCGATTAGTTCTCAAAGAATAAAAGAAGAATTTAAAAAAGATTTAAACACAAAAAATTTCATTTACGAAAAAGAAAAAATTGATGAATTGTTTAAAATTTACATACAAGATATTTTCTTTAGACAAGCTATAAACATTTTTGTAGCAATTGCGCTAATGTCTGTAATCCTACCACTAATTACTAATTTAAATCCTACATTTGTTATAAGTTTAAGTCTTGGAATTATTTCTTTAAGTTTAATAAACATATTCCTAATACCAAACATATGAAGACTGTTATATATTAAGAAATATGAAATTAAGAAAAATAGAATAAAAAATAACTATTGAAAAACAGAAGAAATAGAAGAACAAACATTTATTGGAATTAATGATTTTTCAATTTAG
- the hisS gene encoding histidine--tRNA ligase produces MFKRLKGMKDIFKKEAVILEYIKASFFKIATNYNFDFIETPLLEDINLFVRSSGEMSDIVSKEMYHFKDNSGKEIALRPEGTASAIRAFVENKINNLENSKLFYFGPMFRHERPQKGRFRQFNQGGVEIIENKSINANFEIIKLALDFLHAIKISDFTLEINNLGSMETRTKYIKVLKDYFTLHQNELSEISKQRLEKNVLRILDDKDESKKTFVKNAPKLIDYLSKEELHDFNELLNKLNDFNIKYKLNPYLVRGLDYYNDVVFEFVSNSEALGSKSTILAGGRYDGMINSFGGPNLGSIGFAFGVERLLEIINFNFDKYEELVENNLILIAFLNEEEEQEILKIAYELRKSFKVKLINSKINIKQLFKLQYKYNPRYLIFKELNSKNNEIKVKTFKSEKSIVYNGNDNFQNQIRELE; encoded by the coding sequence ATGTTTAAAAGATTAAAAGGAATGAAAGATATTTTTAAAAAAGAAGCAGTAATTTTAGAATATATTAAGGCTTCCTTTTTTAAAATTGCAACCAATTATAATTTCGATTTCATTGAAACACCACTGTTAGAAGATATCAACCTGTTTGTTAGATCATCAGGAGAAATGAGTGATATTGTTTCTAAAGAAATGTATCACTTTAAGGATAATAGTGGAAAAGAAATTGCTCTAAGACCAGAGGGAACTGCTTCTGCTATTAGAGCATTCGTTGAAAATAAAATTAATAACTTAGAAAATAGTAAATTATTTTATTTTGGTCCTATGTTTAGACACGAGCGTCCTCAAAAAGGTCGCTTTCGTCAATTTAATCAAGGTGGAGTTGAAATTATCGAAAATAAAAGTATTAATGCTAATTTTGAAATTATTAAACTTGCGCTGGATTTTTTACATGCGATCAAAATTAGTGATTTTACTCTGGAAATAAATAATTTAGGTTCAATGGAAACTAGAACTAAATATATTAAAGTGCTAAAGGATTATTTTACCTTACATCAAAATGAATTGTCTGAAATTTCAAAACAAAGACTCGAAAAAAATGTTTTGAGAATATTAGATGATAAGGATGAATCAAAAAAGACATTTGTTAAAAATGCTCCAAAATTAATTGATTATTTATCCAAAGAAGAATTACATGATTTTAACGAGCTTTTAAATAAACTTAACGACTTCAATATTAAATATAAATTGAACCCCTATTTAGTAAGAGGCTTAGATTATTACAATGATGTTGTTTTTGAATTTGTTTCAAATTCTGAAGCCCTAGGTAGTAAATCCACAATATTAGCAGGTGGAAGATATGATGGGATGATAAATTCTTTTGGCGGACCTAATCTAGGTTCAATTGGATTTGCCTTTGGGGTTGAAAGATTACTTGAGATTATCAATTTTAACTTTGATAAATATGAGGAATTAGTCGAAAATAATCTTATCCTAATAGCATTTTTAAATGAAGAAGAAGAACAAGAAATACTTAAGATTGCATATGAACTAAGAAAGTCATTTAAAGTCAAATTAATTAACAGTAAAATTAATATTAAACAATTATTTAAATTACAATATAAATATAATCCTCGTTACTTAATTTTCAAAGAACTGAACTCAAAAAATAATGAAATTAAAGTTAAAACCTTTAAAAGTGAAAAAAGTATTGTGTATAATGGAAATGATAATTTTCAAAATCAAATTAGGGAATTGGAGTAA
- the aspS gene encoding aspartate--tRNA ligase — protein MKKYYCGNINLSNLNQEIELFGWIANKRKFKQQTFIDFRDSTGLIQLVLENVSDPKLTKESCLKINGIVKKRIEANPEMKTGEIEIYVSSYQILNSSKQIPFEIGNKNINNPNEDLRLEYRFLDLREEKMLFNLRLRHQLNLAIRNFFNKKGFIEVETPILAKSTPEGARDYLVPTRRKGKFFALPQSPQLFKQLLMASGIEKYFQIARVFRDEDLRKDRQPEFTQLDIEMSFSNQEELFNLCEQMWQEILEPLGHKIKAPFPRMDFDYSMNHYGNDKPDTRFEFLIQDYTEELGKNYNNEFVKAIIFDRDITENKKIVNEIFKKNNGSTLDIIDINNSKSEIANFFKHNKEAKALKSPFAIISANQDKDDALKSLGAVRTLLNELYNLANPNKLNFIWIVNWPMFEFDKETKTYAPAHHAFTQFEESTLKYLETGEFDKVKAKSYDLVLNGFELGSGSIRIHDPLIQKKMFDILNISEKEQKNRFGFFLKSFDYGLPPHNGVAFGIERILMILTNSKSIRDVIAFPKNAKGIDLLTNAPSDVTLEQLNEYGLDIKK, from the coding sequence ATGAAAAAATATTATTGCGGAAACATAAATTTATCAAATTTAAATCAAGAAATTGAATTATTTGGATGAATTGCTAACAAAAGAAAATTTAAACAACAAACTTTTATAGATTTTAGAGATTCAACTGGTCTAATTCAACTAGTTTTAGAAAATGTTTCAGATCCTAAATTAACAAAAGAAAGTTGTTTGAAAATAAATGGAATTGTTAAGAAAAGAATAGAAGCTAATCCAGAGATGAAAACAGGAGAAATTGAAATATATGTATCAAGTTATCAAATTTTAAATTCATCTAAACAAATTCCATTTGAAATTGGAAATAAAAATATTAATAACCCAAATGAAGATCTTAGATTAGAATATCGTTTCTTAGATTTAAGAGAAGAAAAAATGTTGTTTAATCTTAGATTGAGACACCAATTGAATTTAGCAATCAGAAACTTCTTCAATAAAAAAGGTTTTATCGAAGTCGAAACTCCAATTCTAGCTAAATCAACGCCAGAAGGTGCAAGAGATTATTTAGTTCCAACAAGACGTAAAGGAAAGTTTTTTGCTTTGCCACAATCACCACAATTATTTAAACAACTCTTAATGGCATCTGGAATTGAAAAATATTTTCAAATAGCTAGAGTGTTTAGAGATGAAGATTTAAGAAAAGATAGACAACCAGAATTCACACAACTTGATATTGAAATGTCATTTAGCAATCAAGAAGAATTATTTAATTTATGCGAACAAATGTGACAAGAAATTTTAGAACCACTTGGACATAAAATAAAAGCACCTTTTCCAAGAATGGACTTTGATTATTCAATGAATCATTATGGAAATGATAAACCTGATACAAGATTTGAATTTCTTATTCAAGATTACACAGAAGAACTTGGCAAAAATTACAATAATGAATTTGTCAAAGCAATTATCTTTGACCGAGACATTACTGAAAATAAAAAAATCGTTAATGAAATTTTCAAAAAAAACAATGGTAGCACTTTAGATATTATTGATATTAATAATTCTAAAAGTGAAATTGCAAACTTTTTTAAACATAACAAAGAAGCAAAAGCTTTAAAATCTCCATTTGCTATTATTTCAGCAAATCAAGATAAAGACGATGCCTTAAAATCACTAGGAGCAGTAAGAACATTATTGAATGAACTTTATAATCTTGCTAATCCTAATAAACTTAATTTTATTTGAATTGTTAATTGACCGATGTTTGAATTTGATAAAGAAACTAAGACATACGCTCCTGCACATCATGCTTTCACACAATTTGAAGAATCAACTCTTAAGTATTTAGAAACTGGAGAATTTGATAAAGTTAAAGCAAAATCTTATGACTTAGTTTTAAACGGATTTGAATTAGGTTCTGGTTCAATCAGAATACATGATCCACTAATTCAAAAAAAGATGTTTGATATTCTTAATATTTCAGAAAAAGAACAAAAAAATCGTTTTGGTTTTTTCCTAAAATCATTTGATTATGGCTTGCCTCCACACAATGGCGTAGCATTTGGAATTGAAAGAATTCTAATGATACTAACCAATTCGAAATCAATTCGAGACGTAATAGCTTTTCCTAAAAATGCCAAAGGAATTGACTTACTTACAAATGCACCATCCGATGTTACGTTAGAGCAATTAAATGAGTATGGTCTTGATATCAAAAAATAA
- the secG gene encoding preprotein translocase subunit SecG: MAAVTIILITFLMIISFSIVGISFMMAPDSNSFSGALVGSNDLDLFKVSKERGIKKVLKWSMITLGILLFTLSLALRIIIQQG, from the coding sequence ATGGCAGCAGTTACAATTATTTTAATTACATTTTTAATGATCATATCATTTTCAATTGTTGGAATTTCTTTTATGATGGCACCAGATTCAAACAGTTTTAGTGGAGCTTTAGTTGGAAGCAATGATTTAGACTTATTTAAAGTTTCAAAAGAAAGGGGAATCAAAAAAGTTTTAAAGTGATCGATGATTACCTTAGGTATTTTATTATTCACCTTATCACTAGCATTGAGAATAATTATTCAACAAGGTTAA
- the rnr gene encoding ribonuclease R, giving the protein MLYTKNKEKTTNLKITKQQILDLIIQKKELAFIQIARILRIPPQLNNELTLKINELIKENLIEENREKKYIPIYFLFDFEGTISITNKRLGFLDFEINSESKSAFLNSKQLRASLDGDLVLAKIYYYYDANNNLLYKANLIKVIKHNKKIVIGTINQFNNKFYFNAFDDRNKANFILANDKDIPDDITNKDLVSCEILEPNSDYVKVAFKKRISNLDHDDYNIEKIMASNDVSREFNLDVLEYTKSLPIEVSEDEIANRVDLRNLMTVTIDGLDTKDFDDAISCYKLDNGNWKLFIHIADVSYYVKEGDPIDTEALARGTSIYLPDKVIPMLPFELSNGICSLNPNVWRNCITLETEIDNNGNNINSKIYASVIESNYRLTYDQVNQYFQSQINIPNDVSKLLDSSRKVAKILKTKKESEGYVDFEIKESKVIMKDNKVVDIVVKEEGESEKLIEHFMIHANETVAEIMIAHKIPSIFRVHDKPSDDKLYALQELLKFSNMKNISVPMDGDPRSFAEMIEKIKSNSFDDYLKMAMLKTMQKAIYSSKNIGHFGLGSKAYSHFTSPIRRYPDLLLHRLIRNYIFQTKTLDEDSSNKLSAKIEEIALKNSESEKIAMTVERDIVDIRKAEFFDKLINQKFDATLTNIEKFGAFFNIDKYQTSVLIRFENMDDNVLKINDFLAKGAKTSLSVGKKYLIQITSIDREKGNINAMLV; this is encoded by the coding sequence ATGTTATATACAAAAAATAAAGAAAAAACTACAAATTTAAAAATTACAAAACAACAAATTTTAGATTTGATAATACAAAAAAAGGAATTAGCTTTTATTCAAATTGCTAGAATACTAAGAATTCCCCCACAATTAAATAATGAATTAACTTTAAAAATAAACGAATTAATTAAAGAAAATTTAATTGAAGAAAACCGTGAAAAAAAATATATTCCTATTTACTTTTTATTTGATTTTGAAGGTACAATTTCGATAACAAATAAACGTCTTGGGTTTTTAGATTTTGAAATTAATTCAGAATCTAAAAGCGCTTTTTTAAATTCAAAACAATTACGAGCATCATTAGATGGTGATCTTGTTTTGGCGAAAATATACTACTATTATGATGCTAATAATAATTTACTATATAAGGCTAATCTAATCAAAGTAATAAAACACAATAAAAAAATTGTTATTGGTACAATTAATCAATTCAATAATAAATTCTATTTTAATGCTTTTGACGATCGCAATAAAGCCAATTTCATACTAGCTAATGATAAAGATATTCCTGATGACATAACAAACAAAGATCTTGTTAGTTGTGAAATTTTAGAACCTAATTCTGATTATGTCAAAGTTGCGTTTAAAAAGCGAATATCAAATCTGGATCATGATGATTATAATATTGAAAAAATCATGGCTTCAAACGATGTTTCGCGAGAATTTAATTTAGATGTTTTAGAATATACAAAGAGTCTACCAATCGAAGTAAGTGAAGACGAAATTGCTAACCGAGTTGATCTTAGAAATTTAATGACCGTTACTATTGATGGCCTTGATACTAAAGATTTTGATGATGCTATTTCATGTTACAAACTCGACAATGGTAATTGAAAATTATTTATTCATATTGCTGATGTTTCATACTATGTTAAAGAAGGTGATCCAATCGATACTGAAGCACTTGCTAGAGGAACAAGTATTTATTTACCTGACAAAGTAATTCCGATGTTGCCATTTGAATTATCTAATGGAATTTGTTCTCTTAACCCAAATGTTTGAAGAAATTGTATAACTTTGGAAACCGAAATTGACAATAATGGCAATAATATTAATTCAAAAATATATGCTAGTGTTATTGAATCAAATTATCGATTAACATATGACCAAGTTAATCAATATTTTCAAAGTCAGATAAATATTCCTAATGATGTTTCTAAGCTTTTAGATTCATCAAGAAAAGTAGCTAAAATTTTAAAAACAAAAAAAGAATCAGAGGGATATGTCGATTTTGAAATTAAAGAATCAAAAGTTATTATGAAAGATAACAAAGTGGTTGACATTGTTGTCAAAGAAGAAGGCGAAAGTGAAAAATTAATTGAGCATTTTATGATTCATGCAAATGAAACAGTTGCCGAAATTATGATTGCTCACAAAATTCCTTCAATTTTTAGAGTTCATGATAAACCATCTGATGATAAATTATATGCCTTGCAGGAATTATTAAAATTTAGCAATATGAAAAATATTTCTGTTCCAATGGATGGCGATCCTAGATCATTTGCTGAAATGATAGAAAAAATTAAAAGTAATTCTTTTGACGATTATTTAAAAATGGCAATGCTAAAAACTATGCAAAAAGCAATTTATTCCTCAAAAAATATTGGTCACTTTGGTCTAGGTTCAAAAGCATATTCTCATTTCACAAGTCCAATTAGAAGATATCCCGATTTATTGCTGCACCGTTTAATTAGAAATTATATTTTTCAAACTAAAACTTTGGATGAAGATAGTAGTAATAAACTTAGCGCTAAAATTGAAGAAATTGCATTAAAAAATTCGGAATCAGAAAAAATTGCGATGACTGTTGAAAGAGATATTGTTGATATTAGAAAAGCAGAATTTTTTGATAAATTAATTAATCAAAAATTTGATGCAACATTGACAAACATTGAAAAATTTGGGGCATTTTTCAATATTGATAAATACCAAACAAGTGTATTAATAAGATTTGAAAACATGGATGATAATGTTCTAAAAATTAACGATTTTTTAGCTAAAGGAGCTAAGACTTCATTAAGTGTTGGAAAAAAATACTTAATACAAATCACCTCAATTGATCGTGAAAAAGGAAATATTAATGCTATGTTAGTTTAA
- the smpB gene encoding SsrA-binding protein SmpB, with protein sequence MSKLIIKNKFAKSDYEIDNKYECGIELLGWEVKSLRAANAKLDNAFCSISSKNELWLNNLNIAQYMHVKGDSYRTRKLLMHKNEILRLKNKQDRMSLILIPLSIYWKDNHIKVEIALAKKLKKFDKREKIKEEEIKKRTKLIY encoded by the coding sequence ATGTCAAAACTAATTATCAAAAATAAATTTGCTAAATCAGATTACGAAATTGACAATAAATATGAGTGTGGAATTGAATTATTAGGATGAGAAGTTAAAAGTTTACGAGCAGCTAATGCAAAACTTGATAATGCTTTTTGTTCTATTAGTTCTAAAAACGAACTTTGATTAAATAACTTAAATATTGCTCAATATATGCATGTAAAAGGTGATTCTTATCGGACAAGAAAACTTTTAATGCATAAAAATGAAATCTTAAGGTTAAAAAATAAACAGGATCGTATGAGTTTAATTTTAATACCTTTAAGTATTTATTGAAAAGATAATCATATTAAAGTTGAAATTGCTTTGGCAAAAAAATTAAAGAAATTTGACAAGCGTGAAAAAATTAAAGAAGAAGAAATCAAGAAAAGAACAAAACTAATTTATTAG
- a CDS encoding DUF2188 domain-containing protein codes for MPVRLVVNHDDGWAVKNPKGKKALRIFKTQKEAVDYAKSLKDTTSVNVQSKTGAFRKFTS; via the coding sequence ATGCCAGTTCGTTTAGTAGTTAACCATGATGATGGTTGGGCTGTGAAAAATCCCAAAGGGAAAAAAGCTTTAAGAATTTTTAAAACTCAAAAGGAAGCTGTGGATTATGCTAAATCACTTAAAGACACCACTTCTGTAAATGTCCAAAGTAAAACCGGAGCTTTTAGAAAATTCACAAGTTAA
- a CDS encoding bifunctional 5,10-methylenetetrahydrofolate dehydrogenase/5,10-methenyltetrahydrofolate cyclohydrolase, with protein MYKILDGKKLASSIKEEISEIINKLNKDDIPTLGILQVGDLAESNIYIKHKIGIAKEIGMETILIKLAENSSEDSIIAAINDLKQKSDGFIIQLPMQTNQVKNTQKILDLIPKHQDIDGLSSLNNDVDYKLMDSFLPATPLGIIILLKHYNISLTGQNIAVIGQSRIVGYPLSNYFEQLNNKVYRYDKFTPKDTIIKNDIVVIATGVRNSVSVDLIKPNAVVVDVGIHRIDDKIVGDVDFDTYKDIVSYITPVPGGVGPMTVISLILNLIKAKTIANSGLANLYDRIKKYW; from the coding sequence ATGTATAAGATTTTAGATGGTAAAAAATTAGCTTCAAGCATCAAAGAAGAAATTAGCGAAATTATTAATAAACTAAATAAAGACGACATACCAACTTTAGGAATATTACAAGTTGGTGATTTAGCTGAGTCTAATATTTATATAAAACATAAAATAGGGATTGCTAAAGAAATCGGCATGGAAACTATTTTGATTAAATTAGCAGAAAATTCTAGTGAAGATAGCATTATTGCAGCTATTAATGATTTAAAACAAAAAAGTGATGGATTTATTATTCAGTTGCCAATGCAAACTAATCAAGTAAAAAATACACAAAAAATTTTAGATCTAATTCCAAAACATCAAGACATTGATGGTTTGAGTTCACTAAATAATGATGTTGATTATAAACTTATGGATAGTTTTCTACCTGCTACACCATTAGGAATCATAATTTTATTGAAACATTATAATATTTCGTTAACAGGTCAAAATATAGCTGTTATTGGCCAAAGTAGAATTGTTGGATATCCTTTGTCTAATTATTTTGAACAGCTAAATAATAAAGTTTATCGATATGATAAATTTACGCCAAAAGATACAATCATTAAAAATGATATTGTTGTTATTGCTACAGGAGTTAGAAATTCAGTTAGTGTTGACCTAATAAAACCAAATGCTGTTGTTGTTGATGTAGGAATACATAGAATTGATGACAAAATTGTTGGTGATGTTGATTTTGACACTTATAAAGATATTGTTTCGTATATTACCCCTGTGCCAGGCGGAGTTGGACCTATGACTGTTATTTCATTAATATTAAATCTAATAAAAGCTAAGACCATAGCAAATTCAGGACTCGCTAATTTATATGACAGAATAAAAAAATACTGATAG
- a CDS encoding deoxynucleoside kinase, which yields MIIGISGMIAAGKSSLSEKLHKHYKDSYMLHEFEEDDEVFNTFLKWLYEKKPNLTIGFQSYIVENHSAKFIEMLKKFKYEKQDLIKKHIFLDRFSVEHYIFAKLILKEKEPRYLEAYDALFEKLISKSELPNLAIFLDINFDTFKKRIFERGRNSEIENWDNNYDYFKKLHDNYLTIFKEISNKFNLNYIIIDTNNLTEDQVLEKAIAIIDKESLKYENRFENR from the coding sequence ATGATTATTGGCATAAGCGGTATGATTGCTGCGGGTAAAAGCAGTCTATCAGAAAAACTTCACAAACATTACAAAGATTCGTATATGTTACACGAATTTGAAGAAGATGACGAGGTGTTTAATACTTTTTTAAAATGACTTTATGAGAAAAAACCTAATTTAACTATTGGTTTTCAATCTTATATTGTAGAAAATCACTCAGCAAAATTTATTGAAATGTTAAAAAAATTTAAATATGAAAAACAGGATTTAATAAAAAAACATATATTTTTGGATAGATTCTCAGTTGAACATTATATTTTTGCAAAATTAATTTTAAAAGAAAAAGAGCCACGCTATTTAGAGGCCTATGATGCGCTTTTTGAGAAATTAATTAGTAAAAGTGAGTTACCAAATTTAGCAATATTTTTAGATATTAATTTTGACACATTTAAAAAGAGAATATTTGAACGTGGAAGAAATAGTGAAATTGAAAATTGGGACAATAATTATGATTATTTTAAAAAATTACATGATAATTATTTAACTATTTTTAAAGAAATATCAAATAAATTCAACCTAAATTATATAATAATTGATACAAATAACCTAACAGAAGATCAAGTGTTAGAGAAGGCAATTGCAATAATCGATAAGGAGTCTTTAAAATATGAAAATAGATTCGAGAATAGATAG
- the hpt gene encoding hypoxanthine phosphoribosyltransferase, whose protein sequence is MKIDSRIDRILFDQETLEKRISELANWVNDEYKNSDNLILVGLLKGCLPFMAQLIKGITVDFVMDFMITSSYEGTDKSSGNVKIVLDLINNIENKDVLIVEDIVDTAKTMEKVVSMLKSRNPKSLKVLTLLNKPSNRVVNFEPNNYGFIIGKDDFVVGFGFDWDEKMRQLPYIGTIKLEK, encoded by the coding sequence ATGAAAATAGATTCGAGAATAGATAGAATATTATTTGACCAAGAAACATTAGAAAAGCGAATATCTGAATTAGCCAATTGGGTAAATGACGAATATAAAAATTCTGATAATTTAATTTTAGTTGGACTACTAAAAGGATGTTTACCCTTTATGGCTCAACTAATAAAAGGAATAACAGTTGATTTCGTAATGGATTTTATGATAACAAGTTCATATGAAGGCACTGACAAATCATCAGGAAATGTTAAAATTGTTTTAGACTTGATAAATAACATAGAAAATAAAGATGTTTTAATAGTTGAAGACATTGTTGATACTGCTAAGACAATGGAAAAAGTAGTTTCAATGTTAAAATCAAGAAATCCAAAGTCATTAAAGGTTTTAACACTGTTAAATAAACCAAGTAATAGAGTTGTAAATTTTGAACCAAATAACTATGGATTTATTATTGGAAAAGATGATTTTGTTGTTGGTTTTGGATTTGATTGAGATGAAAAAATGCGACAACTACCATACATAGGAACAATAAAGCTAGAAAAATAG